One part of the Sporosarcina ureae genome encodes these proteins:
- a CDS encoding PrpF domain-containing protein produces MDQFTVPCIIYRGGTSRGLFFHKQDLPEDPSTRDKIFLKGIGSEDASQIDGLGAATSHTSKVVIIEKSPDSSSDILYTFIQLGIGDDTIDYEGTCGNLMAAVGAFAVDENLVDVADGAERIVVKAWSTNVEKLIEIDVPLIEGKAKVMGDYSISGIKSPGAKYVVSILNPGGGKTGSTLPVGARKTSDEMEFSFVDIVNPFVYVKANDLSLTGTELNAEITNHPEILQRLETIREIGTVSAGLADTVQDARDLYPAIPKVAYVAAPQDYKTSGGKLIRKEEIDILARMVSMKKMHRTFAVSGLLNIAASCVLKDTIPYELSTVDKDIQDQVIRVGHPEGVAEIRVGKDPDSEDILYVGLDRTARRIMDGNLYIPN; encoded by the coding sequence ATGGATCAATTTACAGTTCCATGCATTATCTATCGTGGCGGTACAAGTCGTGGCTTGTTTTTTCATAAGCAGGATTTACCTGAAGATCCATCCACACGGGATAAAATATTTTTAAAAGGCATTGGTTCAGAAGATGCATCTCAAATTGATGGTCTAGGTGCAGCTACGTCACATACGAGCAAAGTAGTCATCATAGAAAAGAGTCCAGATTCTTCATCGGATATATTGTATACATTTATACAATTGGGGATTGGCGATGATACAATCGACTATGAAGGAACTTGTGGGAACTTGATGGCGGCGGTTGGAGCCTTTGCGGTAGATGAAAATTTAGTAGATGTTGCAGACGGGGCAGAGCGTATAGTCGTGAAAGCTTGGAGCACGAATGTGGAAAAGTTGATCGAAATCGATGTACCTCTTATAGAAGGAAAAGCAAAAGTTATGGGCGACTATTCCATCTCGGGCATCAAATCTCCAGGTGCGAAGTATGTTGTTTCTATTCTGAACCCAGGTGGCGGGAAGACAGGCAGCACATTGCCCGTCGGAGCTAGGAAAACTAGTGATGAAATGGAGTTTTCATTCGTCGATATCGTCAACCCGTTCGTTTATGTGAAAGCGAATGATCTTTCATTGACAGGGACTGAATTAAACGCAGAAATTACGAACCATCCTGAAATTTTGCAACGGCTTGAGACGATACGGGAAATCGGCACCGTTTCTGCTGGTCTTGCGGATACCGTGCAAGATGCGCGTGACTTGTATCCGGCCATACCGAAAGTCGCTTATGTCGCAGCGCCACAGGATTACAAAACGTCTGGTGGCAAACTCATCAGAAAAGAAGAGATCGATATACTGGCACGTATGGTGTCGATGAAAAAAATGCATCGGACATTTGCGGTCAGTGGATTATTAAATATAGCGGCGTCATGTGTATTAAAAGATACGATTCCTTATGAGTTATCCACTGTGGATAAAGATATTCAAGACCAAGTGATCCGAGTCGGACATCCGGAAGGGGTAGCCGAAATTCGTGTGGGGAAAGATCCTGACTCTGAAGACATCTTATATGTCGGCTTAGATCGAACAGCGAGAAGAATAATGGATGGGAATTTATATATTCCAAATTAA
- the prpB gene encoding methylisocitrate lyase has translation MSWLVRDKKEHPVVQLREMLENEKGIIKIPGAHDAMAALLAQKQGFGMIYLSGAALTASLGMPDLGIVTLNELSQRTREITRATGMPMLVDVDTGFGSILNVTRTVYEMVEAGAAAIQIEDQDLPKKCGHLNGKKLVTAEEMVQKIKAARKADADLVIVARTDANGVEGFDAAIERAKMYHDAGADIIFPEAMKTEEEFRSFYDQTKLPLLANMTEFGRTPMYTAEQFEDMGYKMVIYPVTSLRIAAKAIERLYKELYETGTQSALLGDMQTRKELYDTILYDQYEELDETISKTVLDDLYK, from the coding sequence ATGAGTTGGTTAGTACGTGATAAGAAAGAACATCCGGTAGTCCAGTTGAGAGAAATGCTTGAGAATGAAAAGGGGATCATTAAGATTCCAGGAGCGCATGATGCAATGGCTGCATTGCTTGCACAGAAACAAGGCTTTGGTATGATTTATTTATCAGGTGCCGCGTTAACGGCAAGTCTCGGTATGCCGGATCTTGGAATCGTGACATTGAATGAATTATCGCAACGTACACGTGAAATCACACGTGCTACTGGCATGCCGATGCTTGTGGACGTTGATACAGGTTTCGGAAGCATTTTGAATGTCACGCGCACAGTCTATGAAATGGTTGAAGCAGGGGCGGCAGCTATTCAAATCGAAGATCAGGATCTTCCGAAGAAATGTGGTCATTTAAATGGAAAGAAATTGGTGACGGCTGAAGAAATGGTCCAGAAAATTAAAGCAGCACGTAAAGCAGACGCAGATTTAGTCATCGTTGCTAGAACAGATGCGAATGGCGTGGAAGGCTTTGATGCGGCGATCGAGCGCGCAAAAATGTATCATGACGCGGGAGCGGATATCATTTTCCCGGAAGCGATGAAGACGGAAGAAGAGTTTAGAAGCTTCTACGATCAGACGAAATTGCCATTGCTTGCGAACATGACTGAGTTTGGCAGAACGCCTATGTATACAGCAGAACAGTTCGAAGATATGGGGTATAAGATGGTGATTTATCCTGTGACTTCATTGCGAATTGCGGCGAAAGCAATTGAACGCCTGTATAAAGAATTGTATGAAACAGGTACGCAGTCTGCTTTGTTGGGAGATATGCAAACACGAAAAGAGTTATATGATACAATTTTATATGATCAGTACGAAGAATTGGATGAAACGATTTCCAAAACCGTACTGGACGATTTATACAAGTAA
- a CDS encoding GntR family transcriptional regulator, which yields MMTNKKNSTIDTVYEAIKEKIVEMAYEPNEHLIEEVLSTEFQVSRTPLRQALYRLELEGLVYKKTTGRIHVAALSKKEAEEIFYVREILEGLIARLATIHIAAHPSKEDIVHNLQDVMLLMRNAAESGRQADVVRYGNEFHNILEVHSDNQTAVNMLRQIKSRLARYRRVGVYKDPEYPATKPVDEHEEIMNFVTSGNAEGAEAAMRAHIMRSLQNTIQALSYLRG from the coding sequence ATGATGACAAACAAGAAAAACTCCACAATAGATACAGTGTATGAAGCGATCAAAGAGAAAATTGTAGAGATGGCCTATGAGCCGAATGAACATTTAATCGAAGAAGTGTTGTCAACGGAGTTTCAGGTAAGTAGAACTCCGTTGCGACAAGCTTTGTATCGATTGGAGCTCGAAGGATTAGTCTATAAAAAAACAACAGGCAGGATCCACGTAGCGGCATTATCAAAAAAGGAAGCAGAAGAGATCTTCTACGTACGGGAAATTCTGGAAGGGCTCATCGCACGTCTAGCGACCATTCATATTGCTGCACATCCTTCAAAAGAAGACATCGTTCATAACTTGCAAGACGTAATGCTGCTGATGCGTAATGCAGCAGAAAGTGGGCGACAAGCCGACGTTGTCCGTTATGGAAACGAGTTTCATAATATCCTCGAAGTGCATAGCGACAATCAAACCGCAGTCAATATGCTGCGCCAGATTAAAAGCAGATTGGCGAGATATCGTCGTGTCGGGGTGTATAAAGATCCTGAATATCCAGCGACAAAGCCAGTTGATGAGCATGAAGAAATTATGAATTTCGTAACTAGCGGAAATGCAGAAGGCGCTGAAGCAGCGATGCGCGCACATATTATGCGGAGTTTGCAGAATACCATTCAGGCGTTGAGTTATTTACGAGGATGA
- a CDS encoding S-layer homology domain-containing protein: MKKTLRVLVWTACMLALSLVYADSNEASAKEFKDVSKKHPNYTAIQEMQKAGYINGYPDGTFRPSEPVSRQHVASLLDQVLKFPQPPTDKLVFADVPKNHMYYTPIMKLYNKGIISGGLDKKFNPNASITRIQMAKMLDLAFDFNMKEPAIFEDLNFLHWGYVHASALYANGVTKGDNGKFLPNQSVTRAHYAEFLYRAMKVGKTPSSSVVSKEKAVDLTMRLPVVIEGIRVQGKLDKQTYSQLRSKQLPYATKAFVRGLLKDDYPDVCTHCDSFLFPDLTIEPSLRFEYTQPDAKTLQVHTISLRNMLSSASYVHYVFKNESGIWKMDDYSGEDVGKKNFELTKEEAKRVVEMNYRYSSKVKVTYVSQAKKTGEDYATKEKYPFTEYKFTVDTEDGRETVVVNSDDGFTY; encoded by the coding sequence ATGAAAAAAACTTTACGTGTTCTAGTATGGACAGCGTGCATGTTGGCTTTATCGCTAGTTTATGCAGATTCCAATGAAGCGTCGGCGAAAGAGTTTAAAGATGTCTCGAAGAAGCATCCGAACTACACGGCCATTCAAGAGATGCAAAAAGCGGGCTATATCAATGGGTATCCTGATGGAACGTTCCGCCCAAGTGAACCAGTCAGTCGTCAACACGTCGCCTCGTTGCTTGATCAAGTGTTGAAGTTCCCGCAACCGCCAACGGATAAATTAGTTTTTGCCGATGTGCCGAAAAACCATATGTACTATACGCCCATCATGAAGTTATACAACAAGGGAATCATTAGTGGAGGACTGGACAAGAAGTTTAATCCGAATGCATCCATTACACGAATCCAGATGGCGAAGATGCTCGATTTGGCATTTGACTTTAATATGAAAGAACCTGCAATTTTTGAAGATCTAAACTTCTTGCACTGGGGATACGTCCATGCAAGTGCGCTGTATGCCAATGGCGTAACGAAAGGCGATAACGGAAAGTTCTTACCGAATCAATCCGTTACACGTGCGCATTATGCGGAGTTTTTATATCGCGCTATGAAAGTGGGGAAAACGCCTTCTAGTAGTGTGGTTAGTAAAGAAAAAGCAGTCGATCTGACTATGCGCCTTCCTGTTGTGATTGAAGGAATTCGCGTTCAAGGAAAGTTGGATAAGCAAACATACAGCCAGCTTCGTTCAAAGCAGTTGCCTTATGCTACAAAAGCATTTGTCAGGGGGTTGTTAAAAGACGATTACCCGGATGTATGTACACATTGTGATTCATTTTTATTCCCAGATTTAACAATTGAACCTTCACTGCGTTTCGAATATACGCAACCAGATGCCAAGACACTTCAAGTGCACACGATTTCATTACGTAATATGTTATCGTCTGCTAGTTATGTTCATTACGTGTTCAAGAATGAATCAGGTATATGGAAAATGGACGATTATTCAGGTGAGGATGTTGGGAAAAAGAATTTTGAACTGACGAAAGAAGAAGCTAAGCGTGTAGTGGAAATGAATTATCGCTACTCTTCAAAGGTTAAGGTAACGTATGTTTCACAAGCGAAAAAGACAGGCGAAGATTATGCAACGAAAGAAAAGTATCCATTTACTGAATATAAATTCACTGTAGACACGGAAGACGGTCGGGAAACGGTTGTTGTGAATTCAGACGATGGCTTTACGTACTGA
- a CDS encoding glycosyl hydrolase family 8, which yields MKKWIGILAIVLLALLGLKYYTLFTSKPPISKEDAPSTEQFVRHHLMKTDGRIATGLTSRKEEYLSETVGLWMEYVVLADDQESFDQQVDVLKKYFMTPDGLIAWELKGKKKATANAFIDDIRIMNALNDAEEKWSDSSYLTVAKKIENALVDYQINQNIFVDFVDVKTKEQGQQLTLSYLIPSAVDKMKARDKEAYEQTRSLLTNAPNNSLGFLPKTYDLSTHSYIFETEANMIDQLYMGYHRAQWEGDVSKLVEFVRQTYADEGKLFGRYDLNEGKPIVEFEAVSVYALAILLAIETKEDELAVALYKNMKAMQQTDSKKPYYGGYIDVASKSTHPFDNLLALIAERKGYDEGIF from the coding sequence ATGAAAAAATGGATAGGGATTTTAGCTATTGTGTTATTGGCGTTACTAGGACTCAAATATTACACGCTCTTTACTAGTAAGCCGCCTATTAGTAAGGAAGATGCTCCGTCGACTGAACAATTCGTCCGTCATCACTTAATGAAGACCGATGGAAGAATTGCGACGGGTTTGACATCACGGAAAGAGGAGTACTTATCTGAGACGGTAGGTTTATGGATGGAATATGTAGTGCTCGCGGATGATCAAGAATCTTTTGATCAACAAGTGGATGTGCTGAAAAAGTACTTTATGACGCCTGATGGATTGATCGCTTGGGAATTGAAAGGGAAAAAGAAAGCCACTGCCAATGCCTTCATTGACGATATACGGATTATGAATGCTCTCAATGACGCGGAAGAGAAGTGGTCGGATTCTTCCTATCTTACAGTAGCAAAGAAAATAGAAAACGCACTTGTGGATTATCAAATCAATCAAAATATATTCGTTGATTTTGTAGATGTGAAAACGAAGGAACAAGGACAACAACTCACGCTGAGCTATTTAATTCCATCTGCAGTAGACAAAATGAAAGCCCGCGACAAGGAGGCGTATGAGCAAACACGTTCATTATTAACGAACGCGCCAAATAACTCTCTCGGCTTTTTGCCCAAAACATACGACCTGTCGACGCATAGTTATATATTTGAAACAGAAGCGAATATGATCGATCAGCTATATATGGGCTATCATCGTGCGCAGTGGGAAGGGGACGTTTCTAAATTAGTGGAATTTGTCCGTCAGACATACGCGGATGAAGGGAAGTTATTCGGTCGATATGATCTGAATGAAGGAAAGCCCATAGTGGAGTTTGAAGCTGTATCGGTCTATGCGCTGGCGATTCTACTTGCGATTGAAACTAAAGAGGATGAGTTGGCGGTCGCGCTTTATAAAAATATGAAAGCGATGCAGCAAACGGATTCGAAAAAGCCTTATTACGGAGGTTATATTGATGTAGCTTCAAAAAGTACGCATCCGTTTGATAATCTTTTAGCCTTGATTGCTGAAAGGAAGGGGTACGATGAAGGGATTTTTTAA
- a CDS encoding GGDEF domain-containing protein, whose translation MKGFFKQETKTLLSLSFLVIGMQAAVFYFVQQGQTGMLLSVFLLLLTVLALLAGPVIALMGSVFSIFIMGTLLIILFLRPDTFIRPLTVSLAELLIFGFVLLLTILVAGVIHDQIVQQNHYTRKSEKELRELVAVDSETGFDNRHRMESELDMEVARTNRYGGAFTLIVLKMDFLEEFHNLYGDKEHMYLLASLADHMQSVIRLTDRKFRYDDDRFALLLTHTDDGSIDIVYEKLRKSLQNHQLLNEKYVTLTFRVAHEMYMKEKNMRGHVELIERLESEMLAREL comes from the coding sequence ATGAAGGGATTTTTTAAGCAAGAAACTAAAACACTGCTGTCGCTTTCATTTTTAGTAATCGGCATGCAAGCTGCGGTATTTTACTTTGTGCAACAAGGGCAGACGGGAATGTTGCTGTCCGTTTTCTTACTGTTACTGACGGTTTTGGCGCTTCTAGCGGGTCCGGTCATTGCGTTGATGGGCAGTGTGTTTTCCATTTTCATCATGGGCACGTTGTTGATCATACTCTTTTTACGGCCGGATACATTCATTAGACCATTGACGGTTTCGTTGGCAGAGTTGCTGATTTTCGGCTTTGTGCTGTTGTTGACAATTCTAGTGGCGGGTGTCATTCATGATCAAATCGTCCAACAGAATCACTATACACGTAAATCGGAGAAGGAATTGCGTGAGTTGGTTGCTGTGGATTCTGAAACAGGTTTCGATAATCGTCATCGTATGGAAAGTGAACTAGACATGGAGGTTGCTAGAACCAATCGGTATGGCGGCGCGTTTACGCTCATCGTATTAAAGATGGATTTCCTTGAAGAATTCCATAATCTTTACGGTGACAAAGAGCACATGTATTTGCTAGCTTCTCTCGCGGATCATATGCAGTCCGTCATCCGTTTAACGGATAGGAAGTTCCGCTACGACGACGATCGCTTTGCTCTATTGCTAACACATACGGATGATGGGTCCATTGATATCGTGTATGAAAAGTTAAGGAAGTCGCTACAAAATCATCAATTACTTAATGAGAAGTATGTCACACTGACGTTTCGTGTAGCGCATGAAATGTACATGAAAGAGAAGAACATGCGAGGGCATGTGGAATTGATTGAGCGACTGGAAAGTGAGATGTTGGCTCGTGAACTATAA
- a CDS encoding DUF2334 domain-containing protein — MNYKLLVFVSFVLLLIPIPAQADSSDRLLLLYMTANGEMNERVVMAEANLTAFVDAIDVIAAEDIEPGTVEAYQHVVLFGDTIGTIPENLQREMRQFNGTVLAFGYNADQLPQFQKWDFQEDQRIASVEGQLLDAVKSIVHAIPPKNATRLAEAETIEQRISFIVQHENISFIATTAFSTEEKYILSRALYDVFDIKPPLTHPTYIQLEGITPISKVRDIREAGRYLAERDIPFILSVTPVHVNAKTSEKVDLSSNKELVEELKSLQASGGIVIVNGYNHSYRLNEQFIGYEFWDMKLNQQIGASPIDDLPSAIQPPTLFSSDQAYANYRAADLQAESNIVHTKQRLSIESLLEVGLYPLGVEIPQYTMSANGYVATSEYFHAMFGRMQVSDTDGHLINMPLFISKPGRLSGMTLYPETIGYVNVDKSEPFEDMEQTIRNVQAVPGSAIGGLYHTYIGASYLPEMVRLMESVPGMEWVDFSQMNLSVQTPDSKIRYTEEGVQSTSTITKRQKLLKTIKENPVNASLWVIVVVVALFLVAFAVYVLSLRLRLKKRLFEERDQLD, encoded by the coding sequence GTGAACTATAAACTTCTAGTTTTCGTGTCGTTCGTGCTGTTGCTGATTCCTATTCCCGCACAAGCGGATTCATCTGATCGTCTTTTATTGCTGTATATGACTGCTAACGGAGAAATGAATGAACGTGTTGTTATGGCGGAAGCGAATCTAACGGCTTTCGTCGACGCGATCGATGTGATTGCAGCGGAAGACATCGAGCCGGGGACTGTAGAAGCCTACCAACATGTCGTGCTATTCGGCGATACCATCGGGACAATTCCAGAAAATCTACAGCGCGAAATGCGACAGTTCAACGGAACGGTACTGGCATTTGGATATAATGCGGATCAACTGCCACAGTTTCAAAAGTGGGATTTCCAGGAGGATCAACGCATCGCTAGTGTCGAAGGACAACTGCTCGATGCAGTGAAATCCATTGTACACGCGATTCCGCCGAAAAATGCGACACGACTAGCGGAAGCAGAAACAATTGAACAACGTATATCTTTCATCGTGCAGCATGAAAATATTTCATTTATTGCTACAACCGCATTCAGCACAGAAGAAAAGTACATTTTGTCACGTGCGCTCTATGATGTTTTTGATATAAAGCCGCCGCTGACACATCCAACATATATTCAGCTTGAAGGCATTACGCCGATTTCTAAAGTACGAGATATTCGAGAAGCGGGAAGGTATTTGGCGGAGCGTGACATTCCTTTCATCCTATCCGTCACGCCAGTGCATGTGAACGCAAAGACCTCAGAAAAGGTGGATTTGTCTTCCAATAAAGAGTTAGTAGAAGAATTGAAATCACTTCAGGCAAGCGGCGGTATCGTGATTGTCAATGGCTATAATCATAGCTACCGTTTAAATGAACAGTTTATCGGTTACGAGTTTTGGGATATGAAGCTGAATCAACAGATTGGCGCTTCACCGATCGACGACTTGCCGTCAGCTATTCAACCTCCTACTCTATTTTCGTCCGATCAAGCCTATGCGAACTATCGCGCGGCAGATCTACAGGCAGAATCAAATATAGTTCATACAAAACAGCGACTCTCAATTGAAAGTCTGCTAGAGGTTGGGCTTTATCCGTTAGGTGTGGAAATTCCGCAGTATACGATGAGTGCGAATGGATACGTAGCTACTTCCGAGTACTTTCATGCGATGTTCGGTCGGATGCAAGTGAGTGATACGGATGGTCACTTGATCAATATGCCACTATTTATCTCAAAGCCGGGAAGATTGTCGGGCATGACGCTGTACCCGGAAACAATCGGTTATGTCAATGTAGATAAGTCGGAGCCGTTTGAAGACATGGAGCAAACTATAAGGAACGTGCAAGCGGTACCTGGTTCAGCAATCGGCGGATTGTATCACACCTATATCGGTGCGTCGTATTTGCCTGAAATGGTTCGGCTTATGGAATCGGTGCCTGGCATGGAGTGGGTGGACTTTTCCCAAATGAATCTTAGCGTGCAAACACCTGATAGTAAAATTCGCTACACAGAAGAAGGCGTACAGTCCACGTCGACTATTACGAAACGGCAGAAGCTGTTGAAGACGATTAAGGAAAATCCAGTCAATGCATCGCTCTGGGTGATCGTCGTCGTGGTTGCGTTATTTCTAGTAGCGTTTGCGGTGTATGTGCTCAGTCTGCGGTTACGATTAAAAAAACGTCTGTTTGAGGAGCGTGATCAGCTTGATTAA
- a CDS encoding glycosyltransferase family 2 protein, which produces MINILFYTSLSLIWIMLLYHMFLMQGGYRHYRSFEKVIPQWEKNMGELPTVAVFIPAHNEEVVIAQTLKAMSRLYYPKDKLDVIVINDNSSDRTGEIVQEFTEKFPFIRMVVTEPPNKGIGKSSALNEALAQSESEFIAVYDADNTPERMAVWYLVMGLLNDPKAGAVVGKFRVINAKESWLTRFINIETICFQWMAQAGRWRWFKVATIPGTNFAIRRSIMEQLGGWDVKAMAEDTELTIRVYNLGYHIRFFPKAVTWEQEPETLKVWWNQRLRWARGNQYVVLKFMTQLFKLKRKRIVFDLFYFFFTYFLFFLGVIISNTIFVASLFFDIQLGIGNVALVLWGLAFLLFIAEVTIALSIERTEMTRKNFFYIFLMYFTYSQMWIILVMHALFLETKRMILGQEARWYKTERYVRKKPGE; this is translated from the coding sequence TTGATTAATATACTGTTTTATACATCGTTATCATTAATCTGGATCATGTTGCTTTATCATATGTTCCTCATGCAAGGCGGGTATCGGCATTATCGATCATTTGAAAAAGTCATTCCGCAATGGGAAAAAAACATGGGAGAGCTACCAACTGTCGCAGTTTTTATTCCTGCACATAATGAAGAAGTCGTCATTGCACAGACGCTAAAGGCGATGTCACGACTCTATTATCCGAAAGATAAGCTTGATGTGATCGTCATCAATGATAATTCATCCGATAGAACAGGAGAAATTGTACAAGAATTTACGGAGAAGTTTCCGTTCATTCGTATGGTTGTAACAGAACCACCGAATAAAGGAATCGGTAAGTCTTCTGCGCTAAATGAAGCGCTGGCTCAGTCGGAAAGCGAATTTATAGCGGTTTATGATGCCGATAATACGCCCGAACGGATGGCGGTTTGGTATTTGGTCATGGGGCTGCTGAATGATCCGAAGGCGGGTGCTGTTGTCGGGAAATTCCGTGTCATCAATGCGAAAGAATCATGGCTGACACGTTTCATTAATATCGAAACAATTTGCTTTCAGTGGATGGCACAGGCTGGACGCTGGAGATGGTTTAAAGTCGCGACGATTCCCGGTACGAACTTCGCCATTCGCCGATCTATCATGGAGCAGCTTGGTGGCTGGGACGTCAAAGCGATGGCAGAGGATACTGAGCTGACGATCCGTGTCTATAATCTTGGCTATCACATTCGCTTCTTCCCGAAAGCAGTCACATGGGAACAGGAGCCTGAAACGCTGAAGGTTTGGTGGAATCAACGCTTACGCTGGGCGCGTGGCAATCAATACGTCGTGCTGAAATTCATGACACAGCTTTTTAAATTAAAACGTAAACGCATCGTCTTCGACCTGTTTTATTTCTTCTTTACTTACTTCTTATTCTTCTTGGGTGTCATCATTTCGAATACGATCTTCGTCGCCAGTCTATTCTTCGATATCCAGTTAGGTATCGGAAATGTCGCGCTTGTATTATGGGGACTCGCGTTCTTATTATTCATTGCGGAAGTGACGATTGCGTTGAGCATTGAACGAACCGAAATGACCCGCAAAAACTTCTTTTATATCTTTTTGATGTATTTCACGTATTCGCAGATGTGGATTATCCTTGTCATGCATGCGCTTTTTCTAGAAACGAAACGAATGATTCTCGGGCAAGAAGCGCGTTGGTATAAGACGGAGCGCTATGTCCGCAAGAAACCGGGGGAATGA